The Vigna unguiculata cultivar IT97K-499-35 chromosome 6, ASM411807v1, whole genome shotgun sequence genome contains a region encoding:
- the LOC114187752 gene encoding uncharacterized protein LOC114187752, whose amino-acid sequence MFENNESPSQGLTQLSQTSKNTVEEDFLTLTPRTNIQGLKDCKEVATFILFGTIKHILVDDDWWYTACVCNKAVYPDSKMFFCEKCNKHVIKVFPRYRIKIRVMDSSDSTTFVLFDRDATTLFKKTCADMLDAHDKMNSSGNLPKQFDELVDRSLLFKVESRNDQNFKLEQSFRVKKICVDDDIIDKFNDSSLKSVDVYAGNGEFSREKMRIVNESTVNISEDLLVRFTKETIESGSQSPELIQDNPTNDDASSSHKRESGKKTASLESIEEDNVPLKLLKRNIKKEKSAI is encoded by the exons ATGTTTGAGAACAATGAATCTCCCTCTCAAGGATTAACGCAACTTTCTCAGACTTCAAAAAATACTGTCGAAGAGGACTTTTTAACACTTACACCTAGAACCAACATTCAAGGTCTAAAAGATTGTAAAGAG gtCGCCACTTTCATATTGTTTGGAACAATTAAGCATATCTTGGTTGACGATGACTGGTGGTATACTGCTTGTGTGTGCAACAAAGCTGTTTATCCAGATTCCAAGATGTTCTTTTGTGAGAAGTGTAACAAGCATGTTATAAAAGTCTTTCCAAG ATATAGGATTAAGATCCGAGTTATGGACTCTTCCGATTCAACCACATTTGTCCTCTTTGATAGGGATGCAACTACCCTTTTCAAAAAAACTTGTGCTGATATGTTAGACGCTCATGATAAG atgaATTCTTCTGGAAATTTGCCTAAGCAGTTTGATGAGTTAGTTGATAGAAGTCTGCTTTTTAAAGTGGAAAGTAGGAACGATCAGAATTTCAAACTTGAACAGTCTTTCAGAGTGAAGAAAATATGTGTTGATGATGATATCATTGACAAATTCAATGATTCTTCGTTGAAATCTGTG GATGTTTATGCTGGGAATGGTGAGTTTAGCAGGGAAAAAATGCGTATAGTGAATGAGTCCACCGTTAATATTTCAGAG GATTTATTAGTCCGATTTACCAAAGAAACAATTGAGTCTGGATCCCAATCACCTGAACTAATCCAAGATAATCCAACCAACGATGATGCTAGCAGTTCACATAAGAGAGAATCTGGAAAGAAGACTGCATCACTTGAATCCATCGAAGAAGACAATGTTCCATTGAagcttttaaaaagaaatattaagaagGAAAAATCAGCGATTTGA